CTTGTATTCTTCCTCAAACCCCTTAATTTTTCTCAGATAAAATGTCCTTTACAAAATAGATGAGGAAAATATTGAAGTAACTGAGGTGGTGAGTGTacttcttaatttcttattagttgtgatttttattcttttttttttctttataagcAGGACACACAGTTACTTCTGTGGGACCTGGAAATGGATGAGATTGTGGTGCCATTGCGCCGATGCCCTCCAGGTGGCTCCCCCACATATAGTACCGGAAGCCAGTCATCTCATTGGGACAATGCACTACCAGTGGGTACGTTGCAGCCTGCTCCAAGCATGCGAGATGTTCCAAAGATCTCACCGCTTGTTGCTCACCGTGTGCACACTGAACCTCTCTCCGGCGTGATGTTTACACAAGAATCTGTTCTTACTGTCTGCCGAGAAGGGAATATTAAAATTTGGATGAGACCTGGGGTTTCAGAAAGCCAATCAAGCAATGGGGAAACCGTGTTAAGTCCCAGCTTGAAGGAGAAACCTTTGCTGTCAAGCAAGGTTGGCAGTGTCAGTCATAAGCAATGACACTCATCAGAGACGAAAGCAAAACAAGCTTCTTTCCATCGAGTACATTTTGATTTTCTTGTGTAGCCATTTTTCTCCTCTTATCAGTTGGTTTTTCCCGAAATAGCACTTTGTGAGAGCGGCATTCCCAATTGCCATGCAACCAACTGATTCTATTGTATAGAAAATTGCCATTGAAGGCAGGTAAGAGATTGGGTGGGAGAAACAACCCCCATTTGTAATTACAAAACGGCCGTTTCTGGAACATATATTTAATGAATGACGGGAATAATATGATGTTCCTCCCTTGAGATCTGTTTCTCTCAACACATTCCAACTGGTTCTATTTTATAAGCTGTTCATAAtatgcatattttttttttcctgatattCCTTTTTCAATCATTTTATCTCGGTAAGACATGTTATTGTGAGATAAATGCTGGGCAACCTTAAAACTTCAGATCGGAAAACGCAAAAGGCTTTCTGCTAAAAAAGAGATTTTCTATCTGTACTTTGCCAGACCAACATATACATATGATATCTTTAATATACAACAGCGCTAATATGCGCTACGGGTCATTTACAGTTTACAGCCACAGTATGCACTGTGGATGCAGTGCATCCTAAAGATTATGAATCAGCTGCCATGAATAGCTTCAGCACCTTGAATTTCATTTTCAAGCTGCCGAGGATTTGTCTGTGTTTGTTGTGGTTGATTTGGCTGGGTCACCGCCGGAGTACCATGCTGTTGATTTGACCGAGAAAGCCATCTTTCCCTCCATTCCAGAGCCTCAATAATAATAGAATTCCCACACATTGTGACTCCAAATCCGGTAAACGTGGCAAGAAGAACTGACAGAACTGCCTGCATGTGAATCTGTAGACCCAGCAAAAACATATAagttttttatatccaaaaaaaaaaacatataagtTTCACAGGTAGCTAAAACAACAGTGCTCCTCATCTATTCATAAAGATGCCTTGAATGCCTTGTTATTTGACATTGTAAATTGTGGTTGCCTTACAGGCTTCCATCTATAATTAATAGTCTTTTCATATCAAAAGAAATACATAAACAAACAGTGCTCCTCATCTCATATTTGGTGTCTTATTCTACTGTACAACAGGTAGACACTTATACATTTTACTGTTCAGTCAATTCCTCATTCTAAACGTTTGTATCCCAAAACTGAGATTCATTGTTACACAAAGCAGAGTCATCACATTGCATCTTCAACTACAAATCTCAGCACTACTTAATGTCAGCAGAGCATGTCTTAccaatgaataaaataaatgagCTGAGAGAACCACCAAGGCAAACTGAATGGTTGCATAAACCCAGACGTATTTTCTTTTCACTGTGCACAAATTTCAAATCAGTAATATAAGATTGGTTAATGGAAGTAAAATACTGTACGACTGAAGAATTGCAAGCTTGCCTACCCATTGTGGTTGCTGTCATGGATGCCAAAAGACCCAATATACaggaaaaaggaagagagagcGCAATTGCACCTGATCCCATTTTTCCTACCTGTGCATGCGATCACAATAGGTTATTCTTTAGACATGTTAAAAAAATGAAGCATGTAGAAGTTGCATGGCATACCAGAAGCTGCTCAAGAAAACAGAAGTACGCGAGCATGCTAACTATGACGAGAATTGGAACATCCTGCCAAACCCTGGAAATTTTGCAGTAAGTAGTAGTTATAGTGTCCTAGAAGGTGGGCTTGAATGTATTAAAAATTATCTTATACCAGATTCACTCATTTTACTGCATTATGAAAGATCATTCCTCATTGACAACAAGTGACAGATGATCAGGAAAAACAATTACCTCTTTCATTTTCTCCTTTCAAACTGCATATTTTACCCTAATCCACTTTCAGTTTATTGGTCTTGGGATAAATCCTCAGTCAAGGTTATCAATGAAAGACCTTAATTTTatgggacttttttttttttttgatgaaccAACTTGTATCTATCTAAACTAGTAGCTGCATCTTTCACAACCACACAAGAAATATAAGAGCAAAGATCATTTCCTGCTCATAACAGCAGTTGAAAATTTCACTTGCCTATATTGAGTAACCTCAGGCTGCTGTGCTCTAGTTCCTCGTAAATTATGGGCTTGAACATTTTGAATTCGTAAAAGCGTGACAGGTAGGTTCTGGACCTCTTGCTTGCACACATCACATGTTTTATTACCTTTAATGCTGAACCATTTTACAGCACACTCTTGGTGGGCTAGAGCGAGGTCACCTTTACAGCTGCATTCCATCTTGAGGGTGTCAGCACCTTCCCCCAATTCAACTAAGCAAATTCGACAAACAGCTTCTTCTTCGGCAATAtcttcaccatcatcatcacttccatctGAACCACAAAACTAAGATAAGGCATAGGCTGGTTATCACTAGTTGCAAAACTAGAGTTTTAGGTTGCTAGAATCTGAAAATACAGACAATTGGTATATCCTAGCACTTGGGCAGATTTGCAAGGAAAATGATGTGAACAAAAACGTGAAAGACAATTGGAACATAAACTTACCATTTTCATCCTTCGGGGAGGTGCATGAAGTTATTGATACACTTCTCTCCATTGCTCGTGGTGTGGTAGGAATTACTCGAAAGACACTACCTAGACTTACACTCCCATCTTTGTTAAGCTCAGGGACCGAATGTGAACGATGAATAGGCAGTTGGCGCCCTCCTTTCTGCAAAAGTATGAAATCATAAGAATCAGGTGGGCTGGCGGATGAAGAGATGAACACATCTGAGAGGATTAATTGAAACATTGAAAAGAAGTATAACTCCCTGTAGAACTCAAATTCATAAGAGGAAAAAATATGAACAAATAATTTAAACTCTGCTTAAAGTATTAGTACATGAATGGATCAGTGGAAAGCAACTTGCCTGCTATCATGCCCTACAAAACTAATTTCATGTTTACTTTGATTTTGATAAACATCCCCTCTAAATATGCCGAACATAATTAAGGTTAAATGGTTGCTTTTTAGTCTGAGAAGTCAAACTTTCATTACATGAAATTAAGGGGAAAGTCACCGAACCATTCACAAGAAGGGTGCACTGTCACTGCTGCATGTGACGTCACGAAAATCAACTGGCTTCAGTCATACATTAGACTTTTGTAATTGCACAGGTAAATCAGCAAGCAACTAGAAATGCCAAAATGAAGGAAAGCCTATGCATATAGAATGAATTTGAAGCAATTTACTCTCCATTTGCAGGTAATACAATCAAATGAGCGATCTTTAAGTACCATTGAGTACTACATAATACATTTACAGTGAAACAGTTCATACTGTACCCAAGATTTTTTATGTTTATCTTAATGTCTCCAAGTATTATGATCACCGTATTTTTTTCCTCAACAAACAAAACTATTCTCAAGAGGTCAAGTTAGCATGTGATAGGTACTCACATACAGCAGAACTTACCAGATCAGTTGTGTTTCTTCCATGCATAGACTCTGGATTTGAGTGAGCAATTGGGGTTGTAGGCAAGGATGACGTATTCTTCAGTCTAGGTGCTAAAAGCTTTGGAAGAGAAAGTGTCCTAGAAATTGAAGGCTTCTCACGGGTAGCTGTAGATGTACCTCCTAGTGCAAGAGTAGCAGCCTTCCGAATCTCTGAAGTAGTGTTCCGATACTTGAAACTTAGTTTTGGAAGGAGGTTTTTTATGGTTGACTTAGTTTTTGAGGATGAGGGACCTGGGGATCCACTGATTTTGTTTAAACTAGGGCTGGGTAATGGGGAGAAGTTTACTCTTTTCGGAGTGGAACTTGGCGTTGGGGGCATGTCTATTCTCACAAAATCCTCTTCGGGATCCTCAACAGTTCTGGTGGGTATCTGTAAGGTGAGGTTTTGTCGTCTCCATGGGTGACCAGGAGGAGTTTCTTCAATTATCTCACTGGAGTTTCCATCCTgtaaaaggaacaagaaaaatcaCTTGGGATCAGCAAATTATGGCTTTTACATTAACTTCGCCCGATAAAGTACCAGTTATACAACAATCTCACACAACTCTGTGTGATGCTCAAAGAAATGAGAATTGTATATTGAAGATCTAGCATCAGTCCACTTAATTTCACTTGCCAAGATATGCACGACTGAGGAATGGAAACGACAAAAAGGAAAAGACCAAAGGGGATCCATATTAAAGCACAATGAAATATGAAGGAACGCAATGAGGTAAGATCATCATGACAAAGTGACAATGCagaaaattgaaaccaaaccgAACAGTAAGCTCTCCCTTTTTCTCAACAAAGTTATAACACGCAAGTATCAACAGTTCTAAGAGGAATTAGAGCCTATAACATGAATTTAATGATTTCACAGATTACCAAGTAAAGTTGAATGGGATAAAAGTTGGCAGATTTGGACCCCTAAAGCAATTGAAGTCATTCACTAAATCCCATGATTGCAGCTCTATAACAGTGTATGAGTATGAAAAACCAAGTATGCTTCACCCAATTGAAGTAAAGATAAAAACTTTAGCACATAGGTAAATCATACGCATATATACCTGGTAAAATGAATTGAACCCAGAACGAAAGAAACATAAACAGGAAAGAAACATGCAAACATCACAGAACCCATCATAGAAGTCAACAAGGAAAAGCAAATGAGGTACCTGTTGGGGTGAAGGGTCAACTTCGCTGGCGGAAATGCCAGCATCATTTTCCTTAGCAGAAGCTTCTTCTTCAATTACCATACTTGATTTCTGACAAGCCCCTGTTTCAGGTTCTGCAGATAACACAAGGACCCTCGAGAGGTGAAGTGAATAATATAagctgaagagagagagagagagagagtcaagtGACTCGGGAAAATGCCAAAGCGGATTTATGTTGT
Above is a genomic segment from Rosa chinensis cultivar Old Blush chromosome 3, RchiOBHm-V2, whole genome shotgun sequence containing:
- the LOC112191996 gene encoding uncharacterized protein LOC112191996 encodes the protein MVIEEEASAKENDAGISASEVDPSPQQDGNSSEIIEETPPGHPWRRQNLTLQIPTRTVEDPEEDFVRIDMPPTPSSTPKRVNFSPLPSPSLNKISGSPGPSSSKTKSTIKNLLPKLSFKYRNTTSEIRKAATLALGGTSTATREKPSISRTLSLPKLLAPRLKNTSSLPTTPIAHSNPESMHGRNTTDLKGGRQLPIHRSHSVPELNKDGSVSLGSVFRVIPTTPRAMERSVSITSCTSPKDENDGSDDDGEDIAEEEAVCRICLVELGEGADTLKMECSCKGDLALAHQECAVKWFSIKGNKTCDVCKQEVQNLPVTLLRIQNVQAHNLRGTRAQQPEVTQYRVWQDVPILVIVSMLAYFCFLEQLLVGKMGSGAIALSLPFSCILGLLASMTATTMVKRKYVWVYATIQFALVVLSAHLFYSLIHMQAVLSVLLATFTGFGVTMCGNSIIIEALEWRERWLSRSNQQHGTPAVTQPNQPQQTQTNPRQLENEIQGAEAIHGS